In Gemmatimonadota bacterium, the genomic window TCGACCTCGCCTATGCCCTCCTGGATACCGCGGGACAGCGGATCAAAAACTTTCCCTCAGCGCGCTACCGCAAACCCGGCGCAACCACAATCAAAACAGAATCCCTCGACATTGAGGGCATAATGCCAGGGCCGTATGTACTGGAAATCACTGCCCGCGATAATGGTACAGGCAAAATGACCACGCGCCAGCGGGCTTTTTCTATACAAAAACCTGCACTGGCAACAGACCCCGCCTCCTTAAAACGCTATTACAAACAAATCCGCTACATCGCCACAAAGACCGAACGCGAAACTTATACCTCCTTAAGTGCCGCCGAAAAAGTGGCATTTATTCTGTCCTTCTGGAAAAAACGCGATCCAACGCCTCTAACGCCCAAAAACGAATTTGCCACAGAACATTTCAAGCGCATTCGCTATGCAGACGAACACTTCTCTGCGCGCTCCGGGCAAAAGGGATCGGATACCGATCAAGGGCGTATCCACATCAAATACGGCTTGCCCACAGACATCGAGCGCAGTCCGTTTAGTGCCACCGGCAAAGCCTTTGAAATCTGGACCTACGAACATCTCAACTACTACGAGTTTGTATTTCTGGATCGACTTGGAGATGGCGTTTATGAAATGATCCACGCCACCATGCCAGGAGAACGCTACAACCCCAACTGGCGAGACGAACAAGCCA contains:
- a CDS encoding GWxTD domain-containing protein, with protein sequence MKHILLSLCLVQVLLAPISGEDMPVMARGAIPFWIDRAGFDTPDSLNYGELYLQYPCRHLTFRALNDRQQAAYRVEATFFSRRDSMPFKWEKQIVTDAGTDLGDQMITEALSFRIAPGTYGVRVRLKDLQANAEGICELAFTMPEFDNAAPTISDIQFAHRIDAANTQTTGNLIKNGFKIVPNARRSIATTLNIYFEVYGLAAGEGRAATFDLAYALLDTAGQRIKNFPSARYRKPGATTIKTESLDIEGIMPGPYVLEITARDNGTGKMTTRQRAFSIQKPALATDPASLKRYYKQIRYIATKTERETYTSLSAAEKVAFILSFWKKRDPTPLTPKNEFATEHFKRIRYADEHFSARSGQKGSDTDQGRIHIKYGLPTDIERSPFSATGKAFEIWTYEHLNYYEFVFLDRLGDGVYEMIHATMPGERYNPNWRDEQAIGDQTDPTSLPSEAFSPP